One region of Gorilla gorilla gorilla isolate KB3781 chromosome 15, NHGRI_mGorGor1-v2.1_pri, whole genome shotgun sequence genomic DNA includes:
- the ZFYVE21 gene encoding zinc finger FYVE domain-containing protein 21 isoform X2 encodes MSSEVSARRDAKKLVRSPSGLRMVPEHRAFGSPFGLEEPQWVPDKECRRCMQCDAKFDFLTRKHHCRRCGKCFCDRCCSQKVPLRRMCFVDPVRQCAECALVSHKEAEFYDKQLKVLLSGATFLVTFGNSEKPETMTCRLSNNQRYLFLDGDSHYEIEIVHISTVQILTEGFPPGEKDIHAYTSLRGSQPASEGLLLPSSMWPPGTPDSPGTSVSLLDDEEATHGPQACSCSIQCRGRRV; translated from the exons ATGTCCTCCGAGGTGTCCGCGCGCCGCGACGCCAAGAAGCTGGTGCGCTCCCCGAGCGGCCTGCGCATGGTGCCCGAACACCGCGCCTTCGGAAGCCCGTTCGGCCTGGAGGAGCCGCAGTGGGTCCCGGACAAGGAG TGTCGGAGATGTATGCAGTGTGACGCCAAGTTTGACTTTCTCACCAGAAAG CACCACTGTCGCCGCTGCGGGAAGTGTTTCTGCGACAGGTGCTGCAGCCAGAAGGTGCCGCTGCGGCGCATGTGCTTTGTGGACCCCGTGCGGCAGTGCGCGGAGTGCGCCCTGGTGTCCCACAAGGAGGCGGAGTTCTACGACAAGCAGCTCAAAGTGCTCCTGAGCG GAGCCACCTTCCTCGTCACGTTTGGAAACTCAGAGAAACCTGAAACTATGACTTGTCGTCTTTCCAATAACCAGAG ATACTTGTTTCTGGATGGAGACAGCCACTATGAAATCGAAATTGTACACATTTCCACCGTGCAGATCCTCACAGAAGGCTTCCCTCCTGGAG AAAAAGACATTCACGCTTACACCAGCCTCCGGGGGAGCCAGCCTGCCTCTGAAG GCCTGCTGCTCCCCAGCTCAATGTGGCCTCCTGGGACCCCTGACTCTCCTGGCACTTCCGTCAGCCTCCTGGATGATGAG GAGGCAACGCACGGGCCACAGGCATGTTCCTGCAGTATACAGTGCCGGGGACGGAGGGTGTGA
- the ZFYVE21 gene encoding zinc finger FYVE domain-containing protein 21 isoform X1, with product MSSEVSARRDAKKLVRSPSGLRMVPEHRAFGSPFGLEEPQWVPDKECRRCMQCDAKFDFLTRKHHCRRCGKCFCDRCCSQKVPLRRMCFVDPVRQCAECALVSHKEAEFYDKQLKVLLSGATFLVTFGNSEKPETMTCRLSNNQRYLFLDGDSHYEIEIVHISTVQILTEGFPPGEKDIHAYTSLRGSQPASEGGNARATGMFLQYTVPGTEGVTQLKLTAVEDVTVGRRQAVAWLVAMHKAAKLLYESRDQ from the exons ATGTCCTCCGAGGTGTCCGCGCGCCGCGACGCCAAGAAGCTGGTGCGCTCCCCGAGCGGCCTGCGCATGGTGCCCGAACACCGCGCCTTCGGAAGCCCGTTCGGCCTGGAGGAGCCGCAGTGGGTCCCGGACAAGGAG TGTCGGAGATGTATGCAGTGTGACGCCAAGTTTGACTTTCTCACCAGAAAG CACCACTGTCGCCGCTGCGGGAAGTGTTTCTGCGACAGGTGCTGCAGCCAGAAGGTGCCGCTGCGGCGCATGTGCTTTGTGGACCCCGTGCGGCAGTGCGCGGAGTGCGCCCTGGTGTCCCACAAGGAGGCGGAGTTCTACGACAAGCAGCTCAAAGTGCTCCTGAGCG GAGCCACCTTCCTCGTCACGTTTGGAAACTCAGAGAAACCTGAAACTATGACTTGTCGTCTTTCCAATAACCAGAG ATACTTGTTTCTGGATGGAGACAGCCACTATGAAATCGAAATTGTACACATTTCCACCGTGCAGATCCTCACAGAAGGCTTCCCTCCTGGAG AAAAAGACATTCACGCTTACACCAGCCTCCGGGGGAGCCAGCCTGCCTCTGAAG GAGGCAACGCACGGGCCACAGGCATGTTCCTGCAGTATACAGTGCCGGGGACGGAGGGTGTGACCCAGCTGAAGCTGACAGCGGTGGAGGACGTGACTGTGGGCAGGAGGCAGGCGGTGGCGTGGCTAGTGGCCATGCACAAG GCTGCCAAGCTCCTCTACGAATCTCGGGACCAGTAA
- the ZFYVE21 gene encoding zinc finger FYVE domain-containing protein 21 isoform X3 — MSSEVSARRDAKKLVRSPSGLRMVPEHRAFGSPFGLEEPQWVPDKECRRCMQCDAKFDFLTRKHHCRRCGKCFCDRCCSQKVPLRRMCFVDPVRQCAECALVSHKEAEFYDKQLKVLLSGATFLVTFGNSEKPETMTCRLSNNQRYLFLDGDSHYEIEIVHISTVQILTEGFPPGGGNARATGMFLQYTVPGTEGVTQLKLTAVEDVTVGRRQAVAWLVAMHKAAKLLYESRDQ; from the exons ATGTCCTCCGAGGTGTCCGCGCGCCGCGACGCCAAGAAGCTGGTGCGCTCCCCGAGCGGCCTGCGCATGGTGCCCGAACACCGCGCCTTCGGAAGCCCGTTCGGCCTGGAGGAGCCGCAGTGGGTCCCGGACAAGGAG TGTCGGAGATGTATGCAGTGTGACGCCAAGTTTGACTTTCTCACCAGAAAG CACCACTGTCGCCGCTGCGGGAAGTGTTTCTGCGACAGGTGCTGCAGCCAGAAGGTGCCGCTGCGGCGCATGTGCTTTGTGGACCCCGTGCGGCAGTGCGCGGAGTGCGCCCTGGTGTCCCACAAGGAGGCGGAGTTCTACGACAAGCAGCTCAAAGTGCTCCTGAGCG GAGCCACCTTCCTCGTCACGTTTGGAAACTCAGAGAAACCTGAAACTATGACTTGTCGTCTTTCCAATAACCAGAG ATACTTGTTTCTGGATGGAGACAGCCACTATGAAATCGAAATTGTACACATTTCCACCGTGCAGATCCTCACAGAAGGCTTCCCTCCTGGAG GAGGCAACGCACGGGCCACAGGCATGTTCCTGCAGTATACAGTGCCGGGGACGGAGGGTGTGACCCAGCTGAAGCTGACAGCGGTGGAGGACGTGACTGTGGGCAGGAGGCAGGCGGTGGCGTGGCTAGTGGCCATGCACAAG GCTGCCAAGCTCCTCTACGAATCTCGGGACCAGTAA